The following nucleotide sequence is from Callithrix jacchus isolate 240 chromosome 12, calJac240_pri, whole genome shotgun sequence.
GAACACATACAGACATGTTTGCTTTCCTTTTATAATCACACCATTGTCATAGGTTCCTAGGTGTCAGCTTTGCAAACCCTGGATAATTTCTCTATGATAAATGACAATAAGTGATTAAAAATAGCAGGAACAGCAGCTGCTTTCAGTAAAGCTTCTGCTACGTGCTTTGTTGGTATCTCCTCATTTCAGGCTTTACAACCAGCCTGGGACGTGGTAATCAGCCccaactttacagatgaggaaacaggccagGAGAGGCGAGGGGACTAAGCAGAGGCCAGTCAGCTAGACTTAGCAAAGGGCACAGATGTAGGCTGCCATGGAAAAGAGAGCACACCTCATAGGGCCCATGGAACACTGTCCCCTGTGGAGGATGCACGAGACACGTGCTGTTCAGACAGGAAGTCCACAGCTGAGGCTGTTCTGGCCCCTATCCCATGTCCAGAGACATGATGGGGTGCTTTTGCTAAGTCCCCTCTTTGGCCTGCCTTGGCTGGGTCTCCCACCCCAGGACCCCACCAGGCCAGGAAAACACAAGCTCCCACCTGCCGGGTGGTATAGATGCTCAAGGGGGAGGCCTGCCCTGCCTGCTTCTTGGAATTCCTGCATCACCTAAGTTCTTGGCCTCAGAATTCTTTCCTTGACTTCTTCCAGGATTCCTAGTCAACTTCAATGGGAGAGTCCACCCTGGCACTCAGCCCTCCTTCCCACCCAGGGGGCCTCCTAGCATCTGGTCTTTGTGGTGAGGGTGTTGGGAGGGAATGCGGCTGCTGGGTAGATGCTATGATCCTTCCCGCACTGCCCACCTCCACTGCaggccccaccccaccaccacaaGAACTGAGTCCCCAGGACTGGGGGTTGCATCGCAGGTCTTGGCCTAGAGATgggggattgtgtgtgtgtgtgtgtgtgagattctATGTGTGTGGGATTCTAGGGGGTGGGCAGGGTGCACTGTGTGTGCAATTGTTTGTAGGGGGctttggggaggttggggagggtgtgttgtgtatgtgtgtgtgattctGGGTAGTGGGcattgtatgtgtgttgtgtgttgagGGGATTTGGGGAGGCTGGGGGGTgcattgtgtgtgtatgcacttGTGTATGCATATGGGCTTTGGGAAAGCTGGGCAGAGTGCATTGTACATGCAATTTATGTGTGTGGGATTTTGGGGAGTGTGCATTTTATATGTGATTGTGTGTTGGGGGGATTTGGGGAAGTTGGGTGGGTGCATTGTTTGTGCAATTGTCTGTGTGTGATTTTGGGGGTGGGTGGAGTGCACTGTATGTGTGATTGTGGGGGGAGGTAtttttgggggtgggtgggtgcaCTGTGTGTGCCCCCACACAGAAAGGGCTCTATTCCCTGTGCCACAGCCCTGTGCTCCCAGAGTGTGGACATTCAGGCATGGCTTGTCAGcagcatgggggtgggggggagcggGAGTGGTAACATGGGGCAGCCAAGAGAGTTCTGGCATCTCAACTCCCAGTTTCCAGTTCCAACCTGCCACCTGCTCATCCTGCAGCCCTGGTGCCtgccccctcaccccaccccagctGGAGGGCGCGGGCGCGGGCAGTGTTTCCTCACTGCTTGCAGCTCTGTGCCTGAGGAAGGCGGTTCTGTAGCCCCATCTGGCTGTCCTGCCTGGAGTTGGAGCCGTGTGTGGTCCTTTCCTCTGGGTGGTTGAAGGCTCTTTTGAGGGGCAGCCTGGCTCTGGGGACAGGACCAGCTCCCACAAAGCTGTAGCTTCCCCATGATTGGCAGAGCGACCCTGGGCCGGGCCTCTGGCAGCAaggcctctctctgcctctcttcccGCAGGCACTTCCCTCATCCAGCACCTGATGACCGTCCTCATCCGCAAACACAGCCAGTTCTTCACGGCGCCCACCCCGGAAGGGCCTAACTCCACACGCGGAGGCCAGCAGTGCGCAGTGGGGTGGGGCTCCGAAGAGGTCACCAGGGACAGCCAGGGAGAGCCCGGTGGCCCTGGCCTGCCCACACACAGGACCTCTTCCCTGGATGGGGCGGCCGTGGCGGTACTCTCCAGAACCGCCCGCACGGGGCCGGGGAGCCGGTGCAGCCCTGGGAAGAAGGTGCAGACCCTGCCCAGTTGGAAGTCCTCATTCCGGCAGCCGGCGTCCCGGTCAGGAAGCCCGAAGCGGGGCGGCTCGTCCCTGGAGGTGCCCATCATCTCCTCTGGCGGGAACTGGCTCATGAACGGGCTGTCCTCCCTGCGCGGCCACCGCCGAGCCTCGTCGGGAGACCGGCTCAAGGACTCAGGCTCTGTGCAGAGACTCTCCACCTACGACAATGTGCCCCCTGCGGGCTTGGTTCCCGGCACGCCCCGCGTGGCTAGCATGGCGTGGTCGGGGGCCTCGTCCAGCGAGTCATCGGCTGGGGGCTCGTTCAGCAGCTGCACGGCCTGCCGCGCCAGCGACTCCTCCCGCAGCTCCTTGCACACCGAATGGGCCCTGGAGCCCTCCCCGCTCCCCAGCAGCAGCGAGGACCCCAAGTCCCTGGACCTGGGCCACAGCCTGGACGAGGCGGGGACCGGTGCCAGCAACAGTGAGCCGGGCAGCCCCACCCGGGAGCATGCGCGCCGCTCTGAGGCCCTGCAGGGGCTGGTCGCGGAGCTCAGGGCCGAGCTGTGCCGCCAGCGGACTGAGTACGAGAGGAGTGTGAAAAGGTAACATGCTGCCACGTGGAGCCTCTTGTGACTGGGTGGAGCCTGCCGGAGATCTGTGCTCTTGGCACGTGGGCGTCAGCCCCTGACCTCCCTGCCGCTGGCCCTGGAAGCCAGCTTCAGAGAGGGGAATCCTAGCTCTGGGAAAGCCCTGGGGCTGGCAGGCTTGGCACGCAGTCAGCTTGGCACACAGTCAGCACTGTGGAGACCTGCTGACTCTACGTGAGTGGGAATGCCCGCCCAGCCAGGGGAACTTGGCTGCAGAGGTGGGAGCAGAGTTGGTGTGCAGTCCGCAGCCAGGGAGGGGCGGCCCCTGGAGGCAGGTCCTAGTTGTGTCCCAGTACAGGGGCCCATAGCCTGGATGCTGGGCCCTGGGAAGTGCCCAGGACCCAGGCCAGCTAGGCGGGAAGTGAGAACCCCTTCCTGGATGGGATCAGAATCCAGTTTCCCTGCTAAACCAAGCCCTTGTGACTGCCCTGGTCACGGGATTGTTATGCTGCACCCTGAGGCTTGCAAGCTCATTCATAAAGGGGTGGAGTTCCTGCCTCCCACCATGACTGGGGTTCCCCTCTGCAGTGAGGAGCCTCAGCTCTTGGAGGCTGTGTTCTCAGCGCTGGGGGCTTCCCTCAGCATCTCAGATTTCTTGGCCCATCGGGCTGCAGGTCCCTGTTAGCTGGCTGACCTGTGCACCTGGGTCGCACACGCTAGCAGGGGCTTCCTTTTTCCATCAGAGGCAGTGGATGGAGGTGGAAGGCAGTCCTGCTGCCCACTGAGCCTGTGATTTCCACTGGGAGTTGCAATGACAGCCCTTGCCCTTTTGCTCTGCTGACAGCTGTTCCCTGGGTGCTAGAGAGTGCCAGGCATGTACATGCACTGTGCCTGCAACAGGAAGAGATGGGAGAGGGACCTTGAGCACAGAGGCCCCTGCCATGGGGGTGGTTACAGCAGGCAGTGCCTGAGTCAGGGCTGGAAGGACCCATAGGATGGAGCCgagaaaaaaaatagcatcagTAAAACCCACGGGCCTCCAGAAATATAGTGGAAGAAGCTAACTGCTTTGGATGAGCTCACAGGCCAAATTACAGGGCACGTGGGAACTCTCACCATGGAGAAGGCTGGGCTGGACCAGCTGCAGCTGTCATGTGCAGAGTGCCTGGAACTCTTCTGACCTGCTCCAAGGTGTGGTTTCTCAAGGAAGATGCAGGGGTGTTGGATTCCgggtcagactgcctgggttctaGTCCCAGCTCCACCTGGGATTGGCTGAGTGTCCCTGGCAGGATCTTTGGGCCCTGGTGTGACCACGCCTGTTTGTCCTGAGTGTTAAGTGACTCACAGTGGATGGGAGC
It contains:
- the ARHGAP22 gene encoding rho GTPase-activating protein 22 isoform X10 translates to MGLCCCKDWKGHLRAPKGIFGQRLEDTVHHEQKYGPRLAPLLVEQCVDFIRERGLTEEGLFRMPGQANLVRDLQDSFDCGEKPLFDSTTDVHTVASLLKLYLRELPEPVVPFARYEDFLSCAQLLTKDEGEGTLELAKQVSNLPQANYNLLRYICKFLDEVQAYSNVNKMSVQNLATVFGPNILRPQVEDPVTIMEGTSLIQHLMTVLIRKHSQFFTAPTPEGPNSTRGGQQCAVGWGSEEVTRDSQGEPGGPGLPTHRTSSLDGAAVAVLSRTARTGPGSRCSPGKKVQTLPSWKSSFRQPASRSGSPKRGGSSLEVPIISSGGNWLMNGLSSLRGHRRASSGDRLKDSGSVQRLSTYDNVPPAGLVPGTPRVASMAWSGASSSESSAGGSFSSCTACRASDSSRSSLHTEWALEPSPLPSSSEDPKSLDLGHSLDEAGTGASNSEPGSPTREHARRSEALQGLVAELRAELCRQRTEYERSVKRMEEGSADLRKRMSRLEEELDQEKKKYTMLEIKLRNSERAREDAERRNQLLQKEMEEFFSTLGNLTVGAKGTRAPK